The Lactobacillus acidophilus DNA segment ACCATGGTAAACCAGCAGCATAATTAGGTCCAAATAAGGATTCTAATTTTTGATCCATATCAATAATGGCTAATTTAACAAATTCTGCTGCAATTGCACAACTTTTTTCTAAATTTTTCCCATATAACACTGCTGCTAAAAATGCACTCGCAAACATATCACCTGTTCCAAAAAAATCACCTGGCATTTTTTCTTGAATAATAGACCATTTTCCTTCTTTGGTTATTCCCACTTCGCCTATTTTATCTTTAGACAATGTAATTCCTGTGATAATTACATTAGGAATTGCAAATCTTTGCACTAATTTTTCAGCTAATACTTGCGCTTTCTCCAATGAATTTTCTGGTATATCTTCATTTAATAGAAACGCAGCTTCAGTTATATTAGGTGTTAAAATTGTCGCTTTAAAAATCAATTGACGCATCTTTTTTATGTAATCAGTATCTAAGCCTCGATACATCTTTCCATGATCCGCCATTGCTGGGTCAATTAAAACAACTTGATTTGTACGTATTATTTGTTCAATATTTTTAATCCAAAAATCTAATGCTTCTTTACCTAAATAGCCCAAATATATAGCTTTAAATTCCAAATCAATCTTTTGCCAATGGGACATAATCCTAGACATTTCATTACTTAAGTCAAGATAAGTATTATCTTTAAAGCCAGTATGTGTTGATAAAATTGCTGTCGGTAAAACTGTCGGTCTGGCACCACATGCACCAAGAATAGGTAAAGCTACTGATGTTGACACTTGACCTGCACAAGATAAATCTTGACTAATTAACACTCCTCCATTTATCACTTTAACTTTCACCCCAATCAAAAAAATCCTGCTATTAGCTTAACATAAGTTAATTGCAGGAAAAATTATTAAATTCTATTTTGCACTAAATGTATTAGGTTGAATATGATTTAAAATTTGATAACCAATAGTCTTATTTCTAGCTTCATCATTTTGAGTCTGATTTAAGAACATAATCAAACCATTCCTATTATCAGAAGTCATTTGAATCCAATTACCAAAGTGGGTGTTATACAAGTTACCATATGCTAATTTTAAATTATCATTATTTTTCATATATAACCCACCGGAATACCCATTGCTGGATCTTGAACTCAAATGAGTCATATAGTTG contains these protein-coding regions:
- a CDS encoding PfkB family carbohydrate kinase codes for the protein MIGVKVKVINGGVLISQDLSCAGQVSTSVALPILGACGARPTVLPTAILSTHTGFKDNTYLDLSNEMSRIMSHWQKIDLEFKAIYLGYLGKEALDFWIKNIEQIIRTNQVVLIDPAMADHGKMYRGLDTDYIKKMRQLIFKATILTPNITEAAFLLNEDIPENSLEKAQVLAEKLVQRFAIPNVIITGITLSKDKIGEVGITKEGKWSIIQEKMPGDFFGTGDMFASAFLAAVLYGKNLEKSCAIAAEFVKLAIIDMDQKLESLFGPNYAAGLPWLLSELEK